A window from Halomicrobium urmianum encodes these proteins:
- a CDS encoding AAA domain-containing protein, giving the protein MSLLFEHAVDRFSLEDASLVAADAADLADGGDPVPVRPIAEFAGYHDSLTHPEEGWTCIPLHGPDGAAPTDEFVAYTDHEVRGRLFLIERDGDLEPVPADEFGDTRLADRIRFWHSDYLPETYPPGYDAPIDDHEEPRNPVDAERLLDEFAAYVADERDATRAANRERARTRSARAVYQQGGSAIPSVVCLGEDDGAYRFRVDLDPELEGRRDGDWAYFVESEFGIYQGNEVLLQSAAEDAPDAFPVAAEVERIRGLNLWLTVDWGAVDDSAAAGAHLAPDREFGVSELLNPVPFDREREAVEALRESQLGPLLAGERPVSFSNGAAARSEPFDADLNQEQQLAVEYALLADDLCCVHGPPGTGKTRTLLEIVRRAVDAGEDVLVCADSNQALDNLVAGSSTLGDPDPGSLHAHGQHGSGEFTLDRVNAKRSARAVVREEYGDVADRADVVAATNSSAATLPREFDLLVLDEATQSTCTASCIPLARADRVVLAGDHRQLPPFSATEEPPESSYGLSLFEHLYAEGGVYEGVGLQLKTQYRMHRDVAHFPNREFYDRTLRNGLAIDPLPDRPPIEGYSVGGPVDVVDHSRRNETEARLVVHLVGELLGDVPPDDIGVITPYAAQARLLRDLLADHVDRADAVAVDTVDAFQGSEKTAVLVSLVRSNADGDLGFLGRPEDGPRRLNVALTRAKRYCAVVGDFHTLRYENEAKCGDLYRSFHDYLETTGRLNDVDPQFIPV; this is encoded by the coding sequence ATGTCGCTGCTGTTCGAGCACGCCGTCGACCGGTTCTCCCTCGAGGACGCGTCGCTGGTCGCGGCCGATGCGGCGGACCTGGCCGACGGCGGCGACCCGGTCCCCGTTCGCCCTATCGCGGAGTTCGCCGGGTATCACGACTCGCTGACCCATCCCGAGGAGGGGTGGACCTGCATCCCGCTGCACGGGCCCGACGGCGCGGCGCCGACAGACGAGTTCGTGGCGTACACCGACCACGAGGTGCGCGGCCGCCTCTTCCTGATCGAACGCGACGGCGACCTCGAACCGGTCCCCGCCGACGAGTTCGGTGACACCAGGCTGGCCGACCGGATCAGGTTCTGGCACTCCGACTACCTCCCGGAGACGTATCCACCCGGGTACGACGCGCCGATCGACGATCACGAGGAGCCCCGGAACCCGGTGGACGCGGAGCGACTGCTCGACGAGTTCGCCGCGTACGTGGCCGACGAGCGCGATGCGACGCGGGCGGCCAACCGGGAGCGGGCGCGGACCCGCTCGGCGCGCGCCGTCTACCAGCAGGGCGGGTCGGCGATCCCGTCGGTGGTCTGCCTCGGCGAGGACGACGGCGCCTACCGGTTCCGCGTCGACCTCGACCCCGAACTGGAGGGGCGCCGCGACGGGGACTGGGCGTACTTCGTCGAGAGCGAGTTCGGAATCTACCAGGGCAACGAGGTACTGCTCCAGTCCGCCGCCGAGGACGCTCCCGACGCTTTCCCCGTCGCTGCGGAGGTCGAGCGCATCCGCGGCCTGAACCTGTGGCTGACCGTGGACTGGGGCGCCGTCGACGACTCGGCGGCGGCGGGAGCGCACCTCGCGCCCGACCGGGAATTCGGCGTCTCGGAACTGCTCAACCCCGTTCCCTTCGACCGGGAGCGCGAGGCCGTCGAGGCCCTCCGGGAGAGCCAACTGGGCCCCCTCCTCGCGGGCGAACGGCCCGTCTCCTTCTCCAACGGGGCGGCGGCGCGCAGCGAACCCTTCGACGCGGACCTCAATCAGGAGCAGCAACTGGCCGTCGAGTACGCGCTGCTCGCCGACGACCTGTGCTGCGTCCACGGGCCGCCCGGGACCGGCAAGACCCGGACGCTGCTTGAGATCGTCCGGCGCGCGGTCGATGCCGGCGAGGACGTCCTCGTCTGCGCCGACTCCAACCAGGCGCTGGACAACCTCGTCGCCGGCTCCTCGACGCTCGGCGATCCGGACCCGGGATCGCTCCACGCGCACGGTCAGCACGGGAGCGGCGAGTTCACGCTCGACCGCGTGAACGCGAAGCGGTCGGCCCGCGCCGTGGTCCGGGAGGAGTACGGCGACGTCGCGGACAGGGCGGACGTGGTCGCGGCCACGAACAGCAGCGCCGCCACCCTCCCGCGGGAGTTCGACCTGCTGGTGCTCGACGAGGCGACCCAGTCCACCTGCACCGCTTCCTGCATCCCGCTGGCGCGGGCCGACCGGGTCGTTCTGGCCGGCGACCATCGACAGCTCCCGCCGTTCAGCGCCACCGAGGAGCCGCCGGAGTCGAGCTACGGGCTCTCGCTGTTCGAGCACCTCTACGCCGAAGGCGGCGTCTACGAGGGCGTGGGGCTCCAGCTGAAGACTCAGTACCGGATGCACCGCGACGTCGCGCACTTCCCCAACCGGGAGTTCTACGACCGGACGCTGCGCAACGGGCTCGCGATCGATCCGCTGCCGGATCGGCCGCCCATCGAGGGGTACAGCGTCGGCGGCCCGGTCGACGTCGTCGACCACTCCCGGCGTAACGAGACGGAAGCGCGACTGGTCGTCCACCTCGTCGGGGAGCTACTGGGCGACGTCCCGCCGGACGACATCGGGGTCATCACGCCGTACGCCGCGCAGGCGCGGCTCCTCCGGGACCTGCTGGCCGACCACGTCGACCGGGCCGACGCCGTCGCGGTCGACACCGTCGACGCCTTCCAGGGGAGCGAGAAGACGGCCGTGCTCGTCTCGCTGGTCCGCAGCAACGCCGACGGCGACCTCGGCTTCCTCGGCCGTCCCGAGGACGGTCCGCGGCGGCTGAACGTGGCGCTGACGCGGGCGAAGCGCTACTGCGCCGTCGTCGGCGACTTCCACACGCTCCGATACGAGAACGAGGCCAAGTGCGGCGACCTCTACCGGTCGTTCCATGACTACCTCGAGACGACCGGCCGTCTGAACGACGTCGATCCGCAGTTCATCCCGGTCTGA